One genomic region from Natrinema caseinilyticum encodes:
- a CDS encoding CHRD domain-containing protein: MEEALSDGDSHPSHERSDIGVRRRDLVVLGAATALRTGFGTAGATASAFETVQDDGGEPSGLFFAALTGDQQLEPVETTATGGAVVSLSKDGSELEYAVLANAIRDATQAHIHLGSDGDAGPVVAWLYPGPDATGPEPQAGRFDGVLAPGAITADTLTGDLEGESLDAIRDGSASVIVHTETHPDGEIGGRLVGVEEVAAALSNTDSNDEGTNADESVEPVDVPEDATCAVCNMVLAEFPDRNAQLVYEDSERVYFCSPGRMAAYYVVPEQFGAPDAPVAGIWARDFETRELIDGFEANFVLETDPDRVEDPMRLNPLPFADEAEATAYVEQYDDLDRDDVVPIDEFERDVADLYRGRLLDGTDSG; this comes from the coding sequence GTGGAAGAGGCTCTGTCCGACGGCGACTCGCACCCGTCACACGAACGGAGCGATATCGGCGTTCGAAGACGTGACCTCGTGGTTCTCGGCGCAGCGACGGCGCTCAGAACCGGATTTGGAACGGCTGGAGCGACGGCGTCCGCTTTCGAGACCGTCCAGGACGATGGTGGAGAACCGAGCGGGCTCTTCTTCGCCGCGTTGACCGGCGATCAGCAGCTGGAACCGGTCGAGACGACCGCGACGGGCGGGGCGGTGGTCAGCCTGAGCAAGGACGGGAGCGAACTCGAGTACGCGGTGCTCGCGAACGCCATCCGGGACGCCACGCAGGCGCACATTCACCTCGGCTCCGACGGTGACGCGGGCCCCGTCGTCGCGTGGCTCTATCCCGGTCCTGACGCGACCGGGCCCGAACCGCAGGCTGGACGGTTCGACGGCGTTCTCGCGCCCGGCGCGATCACCGCCGATACCCTCACCGGTGATCTCGAAGGAGAGTCTCTCGATGCGATCAGGGACGGATCCGCGTCCGTGATCGTCCACACCGAAACCCACCCCGACGGCGAGATCGGCGGCCGACTCGTCGGCGTCGAGGAGGTCGCCGCCGCGCTTTCGAACACCGATTCGAACGACGAGGGAACGAACGCGGACGAGTCGGTCGAACCCGTCGACGTTCCGGAAGACGCGACCTGTGCGGTCTGTAACATGGTTCTCGCGGAGTTCCCCGACCGGAACGCGCAACTCGTCTACGAGGACAGCGAGCGCGTCTACTTCTGCTCGCCCGGCCGCATGGCCGCGTACTACGTCGTTCCCGAGCAGTTTGGCGCCCCCGACGCGCCGGTCGCGGGGATCTGGGCGCGCGATTTCGAGACCCGCGAACTGATCGACGGGTTCGAGGCGAACTTCGTGCTCGAGACCGACCCCGACCGCGTCGAGGACCCGATGCGGTTGAACCCGCTTCCCTTCGCCGACGAGGCGGAGGCGACGGCGTACGTCGAACAGTACGACGACCTCGACCGGGACGACGTCGTGCCGATCGACGAGTTCGAACGGGACGTCGCGGACCTGTACCGGGGACGGTTACTCGACGGGACCGATTCCGGTTGA
- a CDS encoding HpcH/HpaI aldolase family protein, whose translation MSHSPRGNALRDSLEAGEVSLGVLDNTYSPTVVELYATMGLDFVWIDLEHGGPSPWDADRLEALLRAVEGTDAELLVRVPDSDPTLVRKALDAGVRNVFLPRVGSAEELEAAVRAGRFEYDGEPGRRGMASPRAGRWGLTDDYVSSEDESVVVGVTVETEDALDDLAAILEVPELGFVFIGPLDLSVSLGHPGEFDHEAVAEAVETIRSAAVDAGVPVGGLGFGMDDVNRKAENGYQLLNIGTTTGALQSSVSGWLDDYDHG comes from the coding sequence ATGAGTCACAGTCCGCGCGGAAACGCGCTCCGCGACTCGCTCGAGGCCGGCGAGGTCTCGCTCGGCGTCCTGGACAACACGTACAGTCCGACCGTCGTCGAACTCTACGCCACGATGGGTCTCGACTTCGTCTGGATCGACCTCGAACACGGCGGACCGAGCCCGTGGGACGCGGACCGACTGGAGGCACTTCTCCGGGCGGTAGAAGGGACCGACGCCGAGTTGCTGGTCCGGGTTCCGGATAGCGATCCCACGCTCGTCCGAAAGGCACTCGACGCCGGCGTTCGGAACGTCTTCCTCCCGCGGGTCGGCAGCGCCGAGGAACTCGAGGCGGCGGTGCGGGCCGGTCGGTTCGAGTACGACGGCGAACCCGGCCGCCGCGGCATGGCCTCACCTCGCGCGGGTCGCTGGGGACTGACCGACGATTACGTGTCGAGCGAGGACGAATCGGTCGTCGTCGGCGTCACCGTCGAAACCGAAGACGCGCTCGACGACCTCGCGGCAATTCTCGAGGTCCCCGAACTCGGATTCGTCTTCATCGGCCCGCTGGATCTCTCCGTCTCGCTGGGACATCCGGGTGAGTTCGACCACGAAGCGGTCGCGGAAGCCGTCGAAACGATTCGATCGGCGGCCGTCGACGCGGGCGTTCCCGTCGGCGGACTCGGTTTCGGCATGGACGACGTCAATCGGAAGGCCGAAAACGGGTACCAACTCCTGAATATCGGGACGACGACCGGCGCCTTGCAGTCGTCAGTGTCGGGCTGGCTGGACGACTACGACCACGGCTAG
- a CDS encoding NADH:flavin oxidoreductase/NADH oxidase — protein sequence MADLLAPLSLRDVTSPNRIAVSPMCQYSCAPDGLPTEWHRVHLGSRAVGGAGIVMTEATAVDPAGRITPHDLGIWSDDHATALEPITDFVRDQGALPAIQLAHAGHKASKKRPWEGNVPIRPDDGGWEVISPSPEAYPPFDGDRPAIRKADGDDIQDVIDAYRDAARRSLTAGFEIVEIHAAHGYLLHEFLSPVTNRRTDDYGGGFENRTRLLRDVVAAVREVWPDGKPLFVRISGTDWLDDRESWTVDQSARLAADLADLGVDLIDVSSGGIHPDQTVSGGPNFQVPLAERVREGADVAVGAVGGVTEAEQADALVRNGRADLVLVGREFLRDPYFGLRAVGALERDPEAVAEQWPVQYRRAARR from the coding sequence CCGTGTCGCCGATGTGCCAGTACTCGTGTGCGCCGGACGGCCTCCCGACCGAGTGGCATCGCGTCCACCTCGGCAGCCGGGCCGTCGGCGGTGCCGGCATCGTCATGACCGAGGCGACCGCGGTCGACCCGGCCGGTCGAATCACGCCACACGACCTGGGGATCTGGAGCGACGATCACGCGACGGCGCTCGAGCCGATTACAGACTTCGTTCGCGATCAGGGCGCGCTTCCGGCGATCCAACTCGCCCACGCGGGCCACAAAGCTAGCAAGAAGCGGCCGTGGGAGGGAAACGTCCCGATTCGACCCGACGACGGCGGCTGGGAGGTAATCTCGCCGTCGCCGGAGGCCTACCCCCCGTTCGACGGCGACCGTCCGGCGATTCGGAAGGCCGACGGAGACGACATCCAGGACGTGATCGACGCCTATCGGGACGCGGCTCGGCGCTCGCTCACCGCCGGATTCGAAATCGTCGAGATTCACGCGGCCCACGGCTACCTGCTTCACGAGTTCCTCTCGCCGGTCACGAACCGCCGGACGGACGACTACGGCGGCGGCTTCGAGAACCGAACGCGCTTGCTCCGGGACGTCGTCGCGGCGGTCCGTGAGGTCTGGCCCGACGGAAAGCCACTTTTCGTCCGCATCTCGGGGACCGACTGGCTCGACGACCGCGAGTCGTGGACCGTCGACCAATCGGCGCGCCTCGCGGCCGACCTGGCCGACCTGGGCGTCGATCTGATCGACGTCAGTTCGGGGGGAATTCACCCCGATCAGACGGTCTCCGGCGGGCCGAACTTTCAGGTGCCGCTGGCCGAACGGGTTCGCGAGGGTGCCGACGTCGCGGTCGGCGCTGTCGGCGGCGTCACGGAAGCCGAACAGGCGGACGCGCTGGTTCGCAACGGACGGGCCGACCTCGTCCTCGTCGGCCGGGAGTTCCTCCGGGATCCGTACTTCGGCCTCCGCGCTGTCGGTGCTCTCGAGCGCGATCCGGAAGCGGTCGCCGAGCAGTGGCCGGTCCAGTATCGACGGGCCGCCCGCCGGTGA
- a CDS encoding helix-turn-helix domain-containing protein encodes MKRVRITLRPRGDYAPPIYERLAGGANYLERARIVNWNVSTAPTGFLFRLEGDYRRFERELAESPMVSDFELLPVTDRTCYCFLEGEVSAAARSLFENFTRGSLMTVPPIEYNDDGTNTFTIVGTETDIQAAVDCVPDGVGVTVETVGATRVAADSAVGRLSDRQREAVETALELGFYDVPRTATSADVARELGCATATAAEHLQKAESTVFAFLFDR; translated from the coding sequence ATGAAACGCGTCCGCATCACGTTACGTCCGCGAGGGGACTACGCGCCGCCGATATACGAACGGCTTGCGGGCGGAGCCAACTACCTCGAGCGAGCGCGAATCGTCAACTGGAACGTCTCGACTGCGCCGACCGGCTTTCTCTTCCGGCTCGAAGGCGACTACCGGCGCTTCGAACGCGAACTCGCCGAGAGTCCGATGGTCTCGGACTTCGAATTGCTCCCGGTGACCGACCGGACCTGCTACTGCTTTCTCGAGGGCGAGGTCTCGGCGGCCGCCCGCTCGTTGTTCGAGAATTTCACGCGCGGGAGCCTGATGACGGTACCGCCGATCGAGTACAACGACGACGGAACCAACACGTTCACCATCGTCGGAACGGAGACCGACATTCAGGCCGCCGTCGACTGCGTTCCCGACGGCGTCGGCGTGACGGTCGAGACGGTCGGCGCCACGAGGGTCGCCGCCGACAGCGCCGTCGGCCGGTTGTCCGACCGGCAGCGAGAAGCCGTCGAAACCGCACTCGAGCTCGGGTTCTACGACGTCCCCCGGACCGCGACGAGCGCGGACGTCGCTCGAGAACTGGGGTGTGCGACGGCGACCGCGGCGGAGCACCTCCAGAAGGCCGAATCGACCGTGTTCGCGTTCCTGTTCGATCGGTGA
- a CDS encoding SRPBCC family protein, which produces MTRVRTVRTPEGSRLEVSNVLSVPATDAWEAIVDTTLWPEWSPVVLGVEATDRRIRTGTTGRVRLPGVWVPFRITSCADRRWTWRVTEIPAAGHRVDDLGDDRCRIAFELPLHQAGYAPISLRSLENLEAILEDGKPAVR; this is translated from the coding sequence ATGACTCGAGTCCGGACCGTGCGAACGCCGGAGGGAAGCCGTCTCGAGGTCTCGAACGTCCTGTCGGTCCCCGCAACCGACGCCTGGGAGGCCATCGTCGACACGACGCTGTGGCCCGAGTGGTCGCCGGTCGTCCTCGGCGTCGAGGCGACGGACCGTCGAATTCGAACCGGGACGACCGGTCGGGTGCGGCTTCCCGGCGTCTGGGTTCCGTTTCGGATCACCTCGTGTGCGGACCGCCGGTGGACCTGGCGAGTGACCGAAATTCCGGCCGCCGGCCACCGCGTCGACGACCTCGGCGACGATCGCTGTCGGATCGCGTTCGAACTGCCACTCCACCAGGCGGGATACGCGCCGATCAGCCTGCGATCGCTCGAGAATCTCGAGGCGATACTCGAAGACGGGAAACCGGCCGTTCGCTAA
- a CDS encoding pyridoxamine 5'-phosphate oxidase family protein → MQGLRWLQMTDDEIGEFLGRGGTGVISFAPESGDPPVSIPVSYGFNEDEQLFYYQLSFPRDSRKGELVDKPVSFVVFDEIDDKWQSVIASGTLDDLEDTPYESATIQGMWAIQIPRVDIFERPREEVTFRFYYLDPDTLTGRKEVPSRP, encoded by the coding sequence ATGCAAGGATTGCGCTGGCTCCAGATGACCGACGACGAGATAGGCGAGTTCCTCGGGCGGGGTGGGACGGGAGTCATTTCGTTCGCACCGGAGTCCGGCGACCCGCCGGTCTCGATACCGGTCTCGTACGGATTCAACGAGGACGAACAACTGTTCTACTACCAGCTATCGTTTCCGCGAGACAGCAGGAAAGGTGAACTGGTCGACAAACCCGTCTCTTTCGTCGTGTTCGACGAGATCGACGACAAGTGGCAAAGCGTCATCGCATCGGGTACGCTCGACGATCTCGAGGACACGCCGTACGAGTCGGCCACGATACAGGGGATGTGGGCGATCCAGATCCCCAGAGTCGACATCTTCGAGCGGCCGCGAGAGGAGGTCACGTTCCGGTTCTACTATCTCGATCCCGACACGTTGACGGGTCGGAAGGAAGTCCCGTCCCGGCCCTGA
- a CDS encoding pyridoxal phosphate-dependent aminotransferase — MTFELSDRVQTVPPSGIRRFFEIAEERDEVISLGVGEPDFATPWAARDAAITSLEQGKTSYTANRGKRELREAIADYVADRFDLGYDPDEEILVTAGASEAVDLAFRAFVDPGDTVAIAQPSYISYEPGVIFAGGEVLPVPTREEDEFRLTVEGLERAGAAEADLLVLCYPNNPTGAIMSADDLEPIAEYAREHDLTVLSDEIYAELTYDGDHTSIASFEGMRERTIVFNGFSKAHAMTGLRLGYALGPADAIGAMNKIHQYTMLSAPTTAQYAAIEALDSCANDVREMVDQYDRRRRFVLSRFREIGMDVFEAKGAFYCFPEVPEGFTAEEFAEDVLREQGVAVVPGDVFGDGGAGHLRISYATGLEELRNALNRIEAFVADHA, encoded by the coding sequence ATGACGTTCGAACTGTCAGACCGCGTGCAGACGGTCCCGCCGTCGGGGATCCGGCGTTTCTTCGAGATCGCCGAGGAACGCGACGAAGTCATCTCGCTGGGCGTGGGCGAACCGGACTTCGCGACCCCGTGGGCGGCCCGCGACGCCGCGATAACGTCGCTCGAGCAAGGCAAAACGTCGTACACGGCGAATCGGGGCAAGCGCGAACTCCGCGAGGCGATCGCCGACTACGTCGCCGACCGATTCGACCTGGGCTACGATCCCGACGAGGAGATCCTCGTCACGGCGGGCGCGAGCGAGGCTGTCGATCTGGCCTTTCGGGCGTTCGTCGACCCCGGCGACACGGTCGCGATCGCCCAGCCGTCGTACATCTCCTACGAGCCGGGCGTGATCTTCGCAGGAGGCGAGGTGCTGCCCGTCCCGACGAGAGAGGAAGACGAGTTCCGACTCACCGTCGAGGGCCTAGAGCGGGCCGGTGCGGCCGAGGCCGACCTGCTGGTGCTTTGCTACCCGAACAACCCGACCGGGGCGATCATGTCCGCCGACGACCTCGAGCCGATCGCCGAGTACGCCCGCGAGCACGACTTGACGGTCCTCTCGGACGAGATTTACGCCGAATTGACCTACGACGGTGACCACACCTCGATCGCGAGCTTCGAGGGGATGCGCGAGCGCACCATCGTCTTCAACGGCTTCTCGAAGGCCCACGCGATGACCGGCCTTCGGCTCGGATACGCGCTGGGCCCCGCCGACGCCATCGGTGCGATGAACAAGATCCACCAGTACACGATGCTCTCGGCACCGACGACGGCCCAGTACGCCGCGATCGAGGCCCTCGACTCCTGTGCGAACGACGTCCGGGAGATGGTCGATCAGTACGACCGGCGGCGACGGTTCGTCCTCTCACGGTTCCGCGAGATCGGGATGGACGTCTTCGAGGCGAAGGGCGCGTTCTACTGCTTCCCCGAGGTGCCCGAGGGCTTCACCGCGGAGGAATTCGCCGAGGACGTCCTCCGCGAACAGGGCGTCGCCGTCGTGCCGGGCGACGTCTTCGGCGACGGCGGCGCGGGCCACCTCCGAATCTCGTACGCGACCGGCCTCGAGGAACTGCGTAACGCGCTCAATCGAATCGAGGCGTTCGTCGCGGATCACGCCTGA
- a CDS encoding flavin reductase family protein translates to MTENESTAEEAAPALEIDADEHDRTLYRILSSAVVPRPIAWVSTRSEAGVDNLAPYSFFTVASVEPPVLLFAPVDGADGLKDTPRNARDTGEFVVNLVTEELAAAMNDTSATLAAGDSEFDHAGIERADSSAVEPPRVADAKVAFECTLHDLVDVGGSTLVLGEVRRVHLAESVTTDGKIDVDEIDAVGRLAGSRYARTADRFSLERPP, encoded by the coding sequence ATGACGGAGAACGAGTCGACCGCCGAGGAGGCGGCTCCCGCACTGGAGATCGACGCGGACGAGCACGATCGAACGCTCTATCGGATCCTCTCGAGCGCGGTCGTCCCGCGACCGATCGCGTGGGTGAGTACGCGAAGCGAAGCCGGCGTCGACAACCTCGCGCCGTACAGCTTCTTTACCGTCGCTTCGGTTGAACCGCCGGTCCTGCTGTTTGCGCCCGTCGACGGCGCAGACGGGCTCAAAGACACGCCGCGTAACGCCCGCGACACCGGCGAGTTCGTCGTCAATCTCGTCACCGAGGAACTGGCCGCGGCGATGAACGACACCAGCGCGACGCTGGCGGCCGGCGACAGCGAATTCGACCACGCGGGCATCGAGCGCGCCGACTCGAGCGCGGTCGAACCGCCGCGCGTCGCGGACGCGAAGGTGGCCTTCGAGTGTACCCTGCACGACCTCGTCGACGTCGGCGGTTCGACGCTCGTCCTCGGCGAGGTTCGTCGCGTCCACCTCGCGGAATCCGTGACGACCGACGGGAAGATCGACGTCGACGAAATCGACGCCGTCGGGCGGCTCGCGGGGAGTCGATACGCCCGAACCGCAGACCGGTTCTCGCTCGAGCGGCCGCCGTAA
- a CDS encoding formate/nitrite transporter family protein: MSNRDPPEQRRANHDSPDQQRADRTPPEREPVREAVERARSGAPAVGAVVRDRFSSDEIFQRIVAAADEEITSGNRELFFSGLAGGFAITITFLLYASMTASTDGDPILSSLLYPLGFIYIIIGGYQLYTENTLPPVALTLERLASVPALLRHWTIVLAGNFTGGGLGAMALSWGDVFDDDAAVAATELAEKGIETPWWTLFSKAAFAGLIVAGVVWIVYASRDTISRLVAVYLAFLAIPLGNLFHVVVSFTEMVYMVLGGEIAVVVGVTEFVLPVLLGNTIGGIALVTVVNYFQTSERRLESARFEGADRQLSLREWVLGSYGGRSYVPLINTTETHAAEDGAYRILVPIANPRTETGIVDFACTLAGGHDNAVIHAVHIVQIPDRSPMRFSAGQTERIVAESEEQMDGVRERAAAFDVDCETSTVVSYRAFEAVFDTAEREQTDLVLLGWGADRPWGAGRVEPRIDELTKNLPCDFLILKDRDLDTSRVLLPTAGGPDADLSAEVARTLRTETDAEITLLHVVAGRDDRAAGEQFLTEWAADHDLEDATITVDESGDVEDAICRASPDHSLILIGVTEAGVLSRLMRDSLHMDVVNEVESSVLITERPTDRTVLQRLFGRR; encoded by the coding sequence ATGAGTAATCGCGATCCACCCGAACAGCGTCGAGCGAACCACGATTCGCCCGACCAGCAGCGCGCAGATCGGACGCCGCCCGAACGGGAACCGGTCCGTGAGGCGGTCGAACGGGCCAGAAGCGGTGCACCGGCGGTCGGGGCGGTCGTTCGCGATCGGTTCTCGTCCGACGAAATCTTCCAGCGGATCGTCGCCGCGGCCGACGAGGAAATCACCTCCGGGAATCGCGAACTCTTCTTCAGCGGCCTCGCCGGGGGCTTTGCGATCACCATCACGTTTCTGCTGTACGCGTCGATGACGGCGTCGACGGACGGCGATCCGATCTTGAGTTCGCTCCTGTATCCCCTGGGGTTCATCTACATCATTATCGGCGGTTACCAACTCTATACCGAGAACACGCTGCCGCCAGTTGCCCTGACACTCGAGCGACTCGCCAGCGTCCCTGCGCTGTTGCGCCACTGGACGATCGTGCTGGCGGGTAATTTCACGGGTGGCGGACTCGGCGCGATGGCCCTCTCGTGGGGCGACGTCTTCGACGACGACGCGGCGGTTGCCGCGACGGAACTGGCGGAGAAAGGGATCGAGACGCCGTGGTGGACGCTGTTCTCGAAAGCGGCGTTCGCGGGTCTGATCGTCGCCGGCGTCGTCTGGATCGTCTACGCCTCTCGTGACACGATCTCGCGGCTCGTCGCCGTCTATCTGGCCTTCCTCGCGATCCCCCTCGGGAACCTGTTTCACGTCGTCGTCTCGTTTACCGAGATGGTCTACATGGTGCTCGGCGGTGAAATCGCCGTAGTCGTCGGCGTGACCGAATTCGTTCTGCCGGTCCTGCTCGGAAACACCATCGGCGGCATCGCCCTCGTCACCGTCGTCAACTACTTCCAGACGAGCGAGCGCCGCCTCGAGTCGGCACGCTTCGAAGGCGCGGACCGACAGCTTTCGCTTCGAGAGTGGGTCCTCGGCAGTTACGGGGGACGGTCGTACGTCCCGTTGATAAACACCACCGAGACGCACGCGGCCGAGGACGGTGCGTATCGCATTCTCGTTCCGATCGCGAACCCGCGAACCGAAACGGGGATCGTCGATTTCGCCTGCACGCTCGCGGGCGGCCACGACAACGCGGTCATTCACGCCGTTCACATCGTCCAGATACCGGACCGATCGCCCATGCGATTCAGCGCGGGACAGACCGAGCGGATCGTTGCCGAATCGGAAGAACAGATGGACGGTGTCCGAGAACGGGCCGCCGCGTTCGACGTCGACTGCGAAACGTCGACGGTCGTCTCGTATCGCGCGTTCGAGGCCGTTTTCGACACCGCGGAGCGCGAACAGACAGATCTCGTTTTGCTGGGATGGGGTGCCGACCGTCCGTGGGGCGCCGGTCGCGTCGAACCTCGGATCGACGAGTTGACCAAAAACCTTCCCTGTGACTTCCTGATCCTCAAAGATCGGGATCTGGACACGTCGCGGGTCCTCCTCCCGACCGCCGGCGGCCCGGACGCGGACCTGAGCGCGGAGGTCGCGCGGACGCTCCGGACGGAGACCGACGCCGAGATCACGCTCTTGCACGTCGTCGCCGGTCGAGACGACCGCGCGGCGGGAGAACAGTTCCTCACCGAGTGGGCCGCGGACCACGACCTCGAGGACGCGACGATCACCGTCGACGAGTCCGGCGACGTCGAGGACGCCATCTGTCGTGCGTCCCCGGACCACTCGCTGATCCTCATCGGGGTGACCGAGGCGGGCGTACTCTCGCGGCTCATGCGAGATTCGTTACACATGGACGTCGTCAACGAGGTCGAGAGTTCGGTCCTGATCACGGAGCGACCGACCGACCGCACCGTGCTTCAACGACTGTTCGGGCGCAGGTAG
- a CDS encoding winged helix-turn-helix transcriptional regulator, with the protein MSSPQTSSRERNADACPVIASLEQIGSQWRLAVLHELLGGEQRFNELKRSTGANARTLSRVLDDLGEMGFVQRRLEEDAPVATFYSLTAKGESLEPVFDEIECWAGAWLEENALEP; encoded by the coding sequence ATGTCATCGCCACAGACCAGTTCCCGCGAGCGAAACGCGGATGCCTGCCCCGTCATCGCCTCCCTCGAGCAGATTGGATCCCAATGGCGCCTCGCCGTCCTACACGAGTTGCTGGGCGGCGAACAGCGTTTTAACGAACTCAAGCGCTCGACCGGCGCGAACGCGCGGACCCTCTCGCGCGTCCTCGACGACCTCGGTGAGATGGGATTCGTCCAGCGCCGTCTCGAAGAGGACGCCCCCGTCGCAACCTTCTACAGCCTCACCGCCAAGGGCGAATCGCTCGAGCCGGTCTTCGACGAAATCGAATGCTGGGCCGGCGCCTGGCTCGAGGAGAACGCGCTCGAGCCCTGA
- a CDS encoding Lrp/AsnC family transcriptional regulator produces the protein MSEREVLELLRENARYSAADIARMTDLDEREVEAAIEELEAAGLVRGYQAVVDWDRLEDERVRAEVELNVRLDRETGYDDIAERLARFPQVKALRLVSGDYDFDMEVEGDSIREVSQFISEKVAPVPEITQTVTHYVMTSYKENGIELGDGEDDDRLSFSP, from the coding sequence ATGAGCGAACGCGAGGTGCTCGAGTTGCTTCGTGAGAACGCGCGGTACTCCGCGGCGGACATCGCGCGAATGACCGACCTCGACGAGCGAGAGGTCGAGGCAGCAATCGAGGAACTCGAGGCGGCAGGCCTCGTCCGGGGCTATCAGGCGGTCGTCGACTGGGATCGGCTCGAGGACGAACGCGTCCGCGCCGAGGTCGAATTGAACGTCCGTCTCGACCGCGAGACGGGATACGACGACATCGCCGAGCGACTCGCGCGGTTCCCGCAGGTGAAAGCCCTGCGACTGGTCAGCGGCGACTACGACTTCGACATGGAAGTCGAGGGCGACTCCATCCGCGAGGTGTCCCAGTTCATCAGCGAAAAGGTCGCGCCCGTCCCCGAGATCACCCAGACGGTCACCCATTACGTCATGACTTCCTACAAGGAAAACGGGATCGAACTCGGCGACGGCGAAGACGACGACCGCCTCTCGTTTTCACCCTGA
- a CDS encoding thioredoxin family protein yields the protein MVLTESESELAAGDIAPDFELEGTDGETYSLASFADVEALLFVFTCNHCPYAKAKFDLLNELAAEYDDVAVVGINPNDAEAYPEDSFETMREYVADGTIDYDAYLRDERQDVAREYGAVCTPDPFLFDRTDGEFRLVYHGRLDDALNPDDEPSRFHIREAIESVLAGEAVDLEWQPSRGCSIKWKDE from the coding sequence ATGGTCCTGACGGAATCGGAATCCGAACTCGCGGCCGGCGATATCGCACCCGACTTCGAACTCGAGGGCACCGACGGTGAGACGTATTCGCTCGCGTCGTTCGCCGACGTCGAGGCGCTCTTGTTCGTCTTCACGTGCAACCACTGCCCGTACGCGAAAGCGAAGTTCGACCTGCTGAACGAACTGGCCGCGGAATACGACGACGTCGCGGTCGTCGGCATCAATCCCAACGACGCCGAGGCGTATCCCGAGGACTCGTTCGAAACGATGCGGGAGTACGTCGCGGACGGGACGATCGACTACGACGCCTACCTGCGCGACGAACGTCAAGACGTCGCCCGCGAGTACGGGGCGGTCTGTACGCCGGATCCGTTTCTCTTCGACCGCACGGACGGGGAGTTCCGGCTGGTCTACCACGGCCGCCTCGACGACGCGCTCAATCCGGACGACGAGCCGTCCCGGTTTCACATCCGCGAAGCGATCGAGTCCGTACTCGCGGGCGAGGCCGTCGACCTCGAGTGGCAGCCCTCTCGCGGGTGCTCGATCAAGTGGAAAGACGAATGA
- a CDS encoding aldo/keto reductase encodes MEYTTLGSTGMQVSRICLGCMSFGSDDWREWVLDDEESEEIIDRAIDLGINFFDTANMYSMGESERVLGEALEGYEEESVVATKGFFRMQEDDPNSGGLSRKAIEQELAASRDRLGMDTIDLYQIHRLDHKTPIETTLRALDDAVRRGHVRYVGASSMWAYQFADALHTSDSLGLERFATMQNHYNLVYREEEREMLPLCQKESVGVLPWSPLARGYLTRPHEEIDATTRGEAEERMYEHPYREGGGATVNERVAELADDRGVTMAQIALSWLFHKEWVDAPIVGTTSVEHLEQAVEALDISLSDSDLEYLEEPYEPVPVSGHV; translated from the coding sequence ATGGAGTACACGACGCTCGGTTCGACCGGAATGCAAGTCAGTCGCATCTGCCTGGGCTGTATGAGCTTCGGCTCGGACGACTGGCGGGAGTGGGTGCTGGACGACGAGGAAAGCGAGGAGATCATCGACCGCGCGATCGACCTCGGGATCAACTTCTTCGACACCGCGAACATGTACTCGATGGGCGAGTCGGAGCGCGTACTCGGGGAGGCACTCGAGGGCTACGAGGAGGAGTCGGTCGTCGCGACGAAGGGGTTCTTCAGGATGCAGGAGGACGACCCCAACTCCGGTGGGCTCTCGCGGAAGGCGATCGAACAGGAACTGGCGGCGAGTCGCGACCGACTCGGGATGGACACGATCGATCTCTACCAGATCCATCGGCTCGATCACAAGACGCCGATCGAGACGACGCTTCGGGCGCTCGACGACGCGGTCCGCCGGGGTCACGTTCGATACGTCGGCGCATCTTCGATGTGGGCCTACCAGTTCGCGGACGCGTTGCACACGAGCGACTCGCTTGGCCTCGAGCGGTTCGCGACGATGCAGAACCACTACAACCTCGTCTATCGGGAGGAAGAACGGGAGATGCTCCCCCTCTGTCAGAAAGAGTCCGTCGGCGTCCTCCCGTGGTCGCCGCTGGCTCGCGGATACTTGACGCGACCGCACGAGGAAATCGACGCGACGACACGCGGCGAGGCCGAGGAGCGAATGTACGAACACCCCTACCGCGAGGGCGGCGGAGCGACGGTCAACGAGCGCGTCGCCGAACTGGCCGACGACAGGGGAGTCACCATGGCTCAGATCGCGCTCTCGTGGCTGTTCCACAAGGAGTGGGTCGACGCGCCGATCGTCGGCACCACCAGCGTCGAACACCTCGAGCAGGCCGTCGAAGCGCTCGATATTTCGCTGTCCGACTCTGATCTCGAGTACCTCGAAGAGCCGTACGAACCGGTGCCCGTCTCCGGTCACGTCTGA